The Bubalus bubalis isolate 160015118507 breed Murrah chromosome 1, NDDB_SH_1, whole genome shotgun sequence genome includes a region encoding these proteins:
- the LOC102394460 gene encoding putative protein FAM90A13P has translation MAGHYGWLRACPLFQDQKVRKQNPGPGRQMAPPPQEKDSTVKCKDCGAFGHTARSLRCPMKRWQGALVPLPLGSRFGKENLAWKLQDTPTPGTPNTAEREEEESQRKEEQQRKLLQRFPRRPRGRQPQSWKEEPEPSLCLRHPNMPVLIHTSKRQSFQDPNHPRGSLMRRDDVKSSLPTVPLIGRDLAPASKGRIEAPGKRCAQTPSLTCVNPPKKPRLSPVQTPQQSTPTADLGAFLNLPPPPSTAGRGPRVAARVSRETPAQGQRFDLQPPADRSPSRSMGTVSAAHPVPIIRVPAQPLRMLFLRDGEGCWSCRYTAPPSPEPALPVQSPSVDQEPDGHAVPGPRSILFDDLHVSSSSEESDWDEDTSGN, from the exons ATGGCTGGTCATTACGGGTGGCTGAGAGCCTGCCCACTCTTTCAAGACCAGAAAGTGAGGAAGCAAAACCCGGGACCTGGGAGGCAGATGGCTCCCCCACCACAGGAGAAAGACTCCACG GTGAAGTGTAAGGACTGTGGAGCCTTTGGGCACACAGCAAGGAGCCTCAGGTGCCCCATGAAGCGCTGGCAAGGGGCGCTGGTCCCCTTGCCCTTGGGGTCCAGATTCGGTAAGGAGAACCTGGCGTGGAAGCTGCAGGACACACCGACCCCAGGGACCCCTAACACGgctgagagagaggaggaggaaagtcAGAG GAAAGAGGAGCAGCAGAGGAAGCTCCTGCAGCGATTTCCCAGGAGGCCCCGCGGTCGGCAGCCGCAGAGCTGGAAGGAGGAGCCGGAGCCCAGCCTCTGCCTGAGG CACCCTAACATGCCCGTTCTTATCCACACATCCAAGAGGCAATCCTTCCAGGATCCAAATCACCCAAGAGGGTCACTGATGAGGAGGGATGATGTGAAATCCAGCCTCCCCACAGTGCCTCTCATCGGCAGGGATTTGGCCCCGGCCTCCAAGGGCCGCATCGAGGCTCCAGGCAAGAGATGTGCACAGACCCCCAGCCTGACATGTGTGAACCCCCCAAAGAAACCTAGACTCAGCCCCGTCCAGACCCCCCAGCAGAGCACTCCGACAGCAGATCTGGGGGCCTTCCTGAatctccctcctccacccagcACAGCTGGACGTGGACCGAGAGTGGCCGCCCGGGTATCCAGGGAGACACCTGCCCAGGGGCAACGGTTTGACCTCCAGCCTCCAGCGGACAGATCTCCCTCCAGGAGCATGGGCACCGTCTCCGCAGCCCACCCTGTGCCCATCATTCGCGTCCCAGCCCAGCCTCTCAGGATGCTCTTCCTGAGAGACGGTGAAGGCTGCTGGAGCTGCCGGTACACGGCGCCCCCGTCTCCAGAGCCTGCCCTTCCTGTTCAGAGCCCGTCCGTAGACCAGGAGCCCGACGGACACGCTGTCCCCGGGCCCCGGAGCATCCTCTTTGATGACCTCCACGTGTCTTCTTCCTCCGAAGAGAGTGACTGGGATGAAGACACCAGTGGCAACTGA